A section of the Rhizobium sp. SSA_523 genome encodes:
- a CDS encoding patatin-like phospholipase family protein: MRDTRNVIVFQGGGALGAYQAGTFEALHKHGVEPEWLAGISIGAINSAIIAGSAPDERVRNLRDFWDMVSSGLDHGFQPPDDMARRMLKDWSVLTGALTGIPGFFSPRLPTPYQMLLNPDFRISHYDTDPLIKSLDRLVDFDRINRGSIRLSLGAVNVRTGNFAYFDTSHTQLTAHHVAASGALPPGFPPVEIDGEFYWDGGLVSNTPLQYVLAADHNQSDLCIFQVDLFSARGAMPRDMLEVDARIKEIRYSSRTRMNTDEFARKQVFRRAARRLLQKLPPELQDDEDAAFLRSVGVEYDVTLVHLIHRSAAYSSHAMDAEFSRATIEENWRAGYDDVVRTLTHPKWTRRGRPRNGIQIFDLAQDTARDRDEAADSVEARPTRKSA; encoded by the coding sequence ATGCGCGATACGCGGAATGTGATTGTCTTTCAGGGTGGAGGCGCGCTCGGCGCCTATCAGGCCGGAACCTTCGAGGCTTTGCACAAGCATGGCGTGGAGCCCGAATGGCTGGCGGGAATTTCCATCGGTGCCATCAACTCCGCCATCATTGCCGGCAGCGCGCCGGATGAGCGGGTGCGCAATCTGCGTGATTTCTGGGACATGGTGTCGTCGGGCCTCGATCATGGTTTCCAGCCGCCGGACGACATGGCGCGCCGCATGCTGAAGGATTGGTCGGTTCTCACCGGCGCCTTGACCGGCATTCCCGGCTTCTTCTCGCCGCGCTTGCCGACCCCCTACCAGATGTTGCTGAACCCGGATTTCCGCATCAGTCATTACGACACCGATCCCCTGATCAAGTCGCTCGACCGGCTGGTCGATTTCGATCGCATCAATCGCGGATCCATCCGCCTCAGCCTCGGCGCCGTGAATGTGCGCACCGGCAATTTCGCCTATTTCGATACGTCCCACACGCAGCTGACAGCGCATCATGTCGCCGCCTCCGGCGCCCTGCCGCCGGGTTTTCCGCCGGTCGAGATCGACGGCGAATTCTATTGGGACGGCGGCCTCGTCTCCAATACGCCGCTGCAATATGTGCTGGCCGCCGATCACAACCAATCCGATCTGTGCATCTTCCAGGTGGATCTGTTTTCCGCCCGCGGCGCCATGCCGCGCGATATGCTGGAGGTCGACGCCCGCATCAAGGAAATCCGCTATTCCAGCCGAACCCGCATGAATACGGATGAATTTGCCCGCAAGCAGGTCTTTCGCCGCGCCGCGCGCCGGCTCTTGCAGAAACTGCCGCCCGAATTGCAGGATGACGAGGATGCGGCCTTCCTGCGCTCGGTCGGCGTGGAATATGACGTCACGCTCGTCCATCTCATTCACCGCAGCGCCGCCTATAGTTCGCATGCCATGGATGCGGAATTTTCCCGTGCCACCATCGAGGAGAACTGGAGGGCCGGTTATGACGATGTGGTGCGCACCCTGACGCACCCGAAATGGACAAGACGCGGCCGCCCCAGAAACGGCATTCAGATCTTCGACCTCGCACAGGACACTGCGCGCGATCGCGATGAAGCGGCTGACAGTGTCGAGGCTCGCCCGACACGCAAATCGGCCTGA
- a CDS encoding 3-hydroxybutyrate dehydrogenase yields the protein MKLDAKVALITGSASGIGAEIAKRYVQEGANVVIADLRLDAAAAKAQELTAMGPGKAIGVEMDVTSEDAVNAGVAKTVEQFGRVDILVSNAGIQIVHRIEDFPFADWKKMLAIHLDGAFLTTKACVPHMKAQGGGAVIYMGSVHSHEASPLKSAYVTAKHGLLGLARVLAKEGGEHKIRANVICPGFVRTPLVDKQIPEQAATLGISEDEVVKKVMLGETVDGEFTTVGDVAEVALFLAAFETNALTGQSITVSHGWHMG from the coding sequence ATGAAACTCGACGCAAAAGTGGCGCTGATCACCGGATCTGCCAGCGGAATCGGCGCGGAAATTGCCAAGCGCTATGTGCAGGAAGGGGCAAATGTCGTAATCGCTGATCTCAGGCTGGATGCGGCGGCGGCCAAGGCGCAGGAACTGACTGCCATGGGGCCGGGCAAGGCGATCGGCGTCGAGATGGACGTCACCAGCGAGGACGCCGTCAATGCCGGTGTCGCAAAGACCGTCGAGCAGTTCGGCCGCGTCGATATCCTGGTCTCCAATGCCGGCATCCAGATCGTCCACCGCATCGAGGATTTCCCCTTTGCCGACTGGAAGAAGATGCTGGCCATCCACCTCGATGGCGCCTTCCTGACGACGAAGGCCTGCGTGCCGCACATGAAGGCACAGGGCGGCGGCGCGGTGATCTATATGGGCTCGGTCCACTCGCATGAGGCATCGCCGCTGAAATCGGCCTATGTCACGGCAAAGCATGGGCTGCTGGGCCTGGCCCGGGTTCTGGCCAAGGAGGGCGGCGAGCACAAGATCCGCGCCAATGTCATCTGCCCCGGCTTCGTCCGCACGCCGCTCGTCGACAAGCAGATCCCCGAACAGGCGGCGACCCTCGGCATTTCCGAAGATGAGGTGGTCAAGAAGGTCATGCTTGGCGAAACCGTGGATGGCGAGTTCACCACGGTGGGCGACGTGGCCGAGGTGGCGCTCTTCCTCGCCGCCTTCGAGACCAATGCCCTGACCGGCCAGTCCATCACCGTCAGCCATGGCTGGCATATGGGCTGA
- a CDS encoding LysR substrate-binding domain-containing protein has product MSAPLDIDQLQTFIAIVDTGSFTKAADRVFKTQSAVSMQMRRLEERVGKQLFAKDGRGNRLTAEGEKLLNYARRIIRLNNEAIAAFDDNRLEGTLRIGTPDDYADRYMPEIIGRFAKTHPNVELYIVCEPSVDLAEKMARGELDIALVTHNPRARQSDVVRTEPLCWVASANHPLRDDAPVPLAVGRRDCNWRQLACSALDADGREYQVLFTSWSSTVVAAAVLAGMAVSVLPESALRPGMKVLSQSDGFPPLPPVQIGLMKRPGLSTSLMTAITDHITACLDNISPAVAPDDLDTDMKAYGRSALRMRTAQLMPGW; this is encoded by the coding sequence ATGTCAGCGCCACTCGATATCGACCAGTTGCAGACTTTCATTGCCATCGTGGATACAGGCAGCTTCACCAAGGCCGCCGATCGGGTGTTCAAGACCCAGAGCGCGGTTTCCATGCAGATGCGGCGGCTGGAGGAGCGGGTCGGCAAGCAGCTGTTCGCCAAGGATGGCCGCGGCAACCGGCTGACGGCGGAAGGCGAGAAGCTCTTGAACTATGCCCGGCGCATCATCCGGCTGAACAACGAGGCGATCGCGGCCTTCGACGACAACCGCCTGGAGGGTACGCTGAGGATCGGCACGCCGGACGATTATGCCGACCGCTACATGCCGGAAATCATCGGCCGCTTCGCCAAGACGCATCCGAATGTCGAGCTCTATATCGTCTGCGAACCTTCGGTGGACCTGGCGGAGAAAATGGCGCGCGGCGAGCTGGATATTGCACTGGTGACCCACAATCCGCGGGCGCGGCAATCGGATGTCGTCAGAACCGAACCGCTCTGCTGGGTCGCTTCTGCCAACCATCCCTTGCGCGATGATGCGCCGGTGCCGCTCGCAGTGGGCCGGCGCGATTGCAACTGGCGGCAGCTCGCCTGTTCGGCGCTGGATGCCGATGGCCGCGAGTATCAGGTTCTGTTCACCAGCTGGTCATCCACGGTGGTGGCGGCTGCCGTTCTGGCCGGCATGGCCGTTTCGGTTCTGCCGGAATCGGCGCTGCGGCCGGGCATGAAGGTGCTCAGCCAGTCGGACGGTTTCCCGCCGCTGCCGCCGGTGCAGATCGGCCTGATGAAACGGCCGGGCCTGTCGACCTCGCTGATGACGGCGATCACCGATCACATCACCGCCTGTCTCGACAATATTTCGCCGGCCGTCGCTCCCGACGACCTCGATACCGACATGAAGGCCTATGGGCGCTCCGCCCTGCGCATGCGCACGGCGCAACTGATGCCCGGCTGGTAA
- a CDS encoding DUF1127 domain-containing protein, whose product MSTIHRMTTRLQPVLPPESRSAQTRVVITAVTFLKSVLRAWRNRRAMTVLNELDDYQLQDIGLTRSDVDRALNHSGLMDDPFKLLPPTARLRGSRCTVLPRRNGSFARHPERIGRSA is encoded by the coding sequence ATGAGCACGATCCACCGGATGACCACCCGCTTGCAGCCCGTCCTGCCGCCGGAAAGCCGGAGCGCGCAGACGCGCGTCGTGATCACCGCCGTGACCTTCCTGAAATCGGTGCTGCGCGCCTGGCGCAATCGCCGCGCGATGACTGTTCTCAACGAGCTCGATGACTACCAGCTTCAGGATATCGGCCTCACCCGAAGCGATGTCGATCGTGCCTTGAACCATTCGGGCCTCATGGACGATCCCTTCAAGCTCCTGCCGCCGACGGCACGCCTGCGCGGCTCGCGCTGCACGGTTCTGCCGCGCCGCAACGGATCTTTCGCAAGGCATCCGGAGAGGATCGGTCGCAGCGCGTAA
- a CDS encoding DUF937 domain-containing protein, translating to MLPLFDMMLKAQNGAAMDTMAKQFNLAQEQAAQAMAALMPAFSSGFKRTASNPYDFTSLMSGLFSGSYARYFEDVSKAFTPQGMADGNAVLERLFGSKEVSRAIAEQAAQLTGIGQEVLKTMMPAMADALMGGLFKQMTGQMGGQMGGQMPQNAFTPEGMNQMTQQWLQAIGFAPKPKPQPAAIPFDNPMFQAMRSMWGMGKPAPAPAAAGNPFLDNAFMDNPFTKAFQDMMSGSFASMTGAGSGAARTPDAAPQAASTGSQKPAQQAGNQAGNQAGRQANPQEASEAAEQSARPSSAATPDLAGFQAVLNTMFDSGIEVQKAYQKNMEAIFDGYRRGAATDTSGS from the coding sequence ATGCTGCCCCTGTTCGACATGATGCTGAAAGCCCAGAATGGTGCTGCCATGGATACCATGGCCAAGCAGTTCAATCTGGCGCAGGAACAGGCCGCGCAGGCCATGGCCGCGCTGATGCCTGCCTTCTCCTCCGGTTTCAAGCGCACGGCGAGCAATCCCTATGACTTCACGAGCCTGATGAGCGGCTTGTTCAGCGGCAGCTATGCGCGGTATTTCGAGGATGTGAGCAAGGCCTTCACCCCGCAGGGCATGGCCGATGGCAATGCCGTTCTGGAGCGCCTGTTCGGCTCGAAGGAGGTTTCCCGGGCGATTGCCGAGCAGGCGGCGCAACTGACCGGCATCGGCCAGGAGGTTCTGAAGACCATGATGCCGGCCATGGCCGACGCCCTGATGGGTGGCCTGTTCAAGCAGATGACGGGGCAGATGGGAGGCCAGATGGGAGGCCAGATGCCGCAGAACGCCTTCACGCCCGAGGGCATGAACCAGATGACGCAGCAATGGCTGCAGGCGATCGGCTTTGCGCCGAAACCCAAGCCGCAGCCGGCCGCCATTCCCTTCGACAATCCGATGTTCCAGGCCATGCGCAGCATGTGGGGCATGGGCAAGCCGGCTCCGGCGCCTGCAGCTGCCGGCAATCCGTTCCTTGACAATGCCTTCATGGACAATCCCTTCACCAAGGCCTTCCAGGACATGATGTCGGGAAGCTTTGCCTCCATGACCGGCGCGGGAAGCGGGGCTGCGAGAACACCGGATGCCGCTCCGCAGGCTGCGTCGACAGGCTCACAGAAGCCCGCACAGCAGGCCGGCAACCAGGCCGGCAATCAGGCCGGGAGACAGGCAAATCCGCAGGAGGCCTCGGAAGCGGCCGAGCAATCCGCCAGACCTTCCTCGGCTGCGACCCCGGATCTTGCAGGTTTCCAGGCCGTGCTGAACACGATGTTCGACAGCGGCATCGAGGTGCAGAAAGCCTACCAGAAGAATATGGAAGCGATTTTCGACGGCTATCGGCGCGGCGCGGCGACCGATACATCCGGATCCTGA